The following is a genomic window from Saprospiraceae bacterium.
TTATATTGTTGATTTTGATTTAGAACAGGAAATAGATATTTCTGATTTTTCTTTATAATATTAATGATTTGTCCATGGGCTTTTAATTAGAACAGTAAAAATTTTTAGGCAACGGTTGATTGTTTACATCAATTTGGATTTAGATTTAATGTTTTACATTTTTTTCAGCAAAAATTCTGTCAATCCCTTAAAATAGGTATCCTGATCATCATACATACACATATGACTTCCATTCTGGCAATACAAATACGTTCCTTTTTTTACTTCTGAGGCCATCCATTTCATATGCTCAGGGTCCATGGTGTCATGCTGGGCACCTATGACTAACGTTGGTACAATAATTTCCTTTAACCTGTTTTTTACTGACCATGTTTCAAGCTTACCTGCAATGCCAAACTCACTCGGTCCCTGCATCGTCACGTATAGCGATGGGTTAAGTCTTCCAAAAGAACGATTGACAGGCTCAGGCCATGAATCAGTGGGAAGTCTTAGGATATGCTTAGCATAATAATTGGGCATAAGCAGTTCCATATATTTTGGATTGGTGTAGTCATCTCTTTCTTCTATCATCCTGATGGTATCCAATACTTTTGGGTCCATCAATTTTGCCAGAACATCATCCGCATATTTTCCATACTCGGGAGCATCTGACATCATATTGGAAATGATGAGACCTTTCAGGTTTTCCTGGTATTTTAATGCATATTCCATACATAGGATGCCGCCCCACGAATGCCCAAGCAGATAAAAATTCTCTTTCCCAAGATTCAAGGCTTTTCTCACCTGCTCTACTTCATCTACATACCTTGCTAAATCCCACATGGAAGTATCTTTAGGATTGTCAGAAAACCCGCACCCAAGTTGATCGTAATAAATGATTTCGATACCTTCTGACGGCAGGAAACTTTCAAAACATTCAAAATATTCATGGGTCATCCCCGGCCCACCATTGAGCAATAGGAGTCTCGTCGATGGGTTGTTACCAATTGTCTTTGTCCACACATTAAAAGTACCTTTTGGAGTAGTGATCGGGACGACCTTTACACCACCTGTTTGCAAGCCCTTTTCTTTAGGAGTAAAATAACCGGAGGAATCGGATGTTGATTGTTGTTTACAGGAATTGCAGAAAACCGTCAAGGAAGCCAGGAGGATAACAAAACTGAAATTAAAATGAATATTCATGATATTTTTATTTTTTTGGAAAAAGAAATACAAACCCTATTCTGATAAAAATTTTCTCACATCTGCTGCTATTTTGATGAGGTCGGGCTCGTGAAGATACATCATATGCCCGGCTTCATAATAGGTTTTTGTGATGCGATCCTTTACTATGCCGTGTCTTGCAAATGTATATTCTGTATCAAAAAACGGGCAGATAAGATCGTAATATCCACTGGCGACCAGCACTTTCAAATCTGTGTTGCGTCTCATCGTCTCGCCTAACTGACGGGCCACATTTACAGGCCAGGGTTCCCAGTACTTGCCATCAGGTACTGTTCTCCACCGCCATTTTTCACCTATCTCGTTATTGGAAGTAAGGTAGGGTCGATCCATAGTCACCTTGAGCACCTCAGCATAATAATGGTTTAACGCTGCTGTAAAAGCACTTTCTATCTGATAGCTGGCAGGGTCGCCCAAGTGTGGTGTTTGGGTGATGTCGTCAGTTTCGTCTCCCATAAACCTACCATCCAGTCTGCCTATTGCCAAACCCTTGTCTGCTATGAGTTGTTTTTGGAACCTGGGCATCAGGATCATCAGATTGGACTGGAGGATATAATTTTTATCCAGGCCTGTAAAATAAGCGAGTCTTCCAGCAACATCATTTTTTTCGGCAGCAGTCAGCAAGTTACCCTTGTATAGTGCCGGAGCGTACACATTGTATGTAAATTGCCGGCATTCTTCCACAAAAGCCTCCAAAGTTAGACCAAGACCTGCTTTTTTGTGATACCATGCTGTGGCTGCCATTGATGGTAAATAAGTGAGAAATGAGGTTATGTTATCATTGATGGAAGTAGAACCGGCATAATCCAATGCCTGAGAGATGAGCACCAAACCATTCAATGCCATGTTTTGCCCGTCTCCTTCCAGGGTATTGGCTATGGCAACAGCGCGTGTAGTCCCGAAACTCTCTCCAATGATATACTTGGGCGAAAACCACCGTTTATTTTCAGTCACCCACATCCGCATAAATTTGGCAATGGATGCCGCGTCTTCGTTCAATCCCCAAAAGTCTTCTTTTTTGCCTTTGCCAATGACTTCACTGAATCCGGTGCCCACAGGGTCAATGAATACCAGATCTGTGATATCTAGTAAACCGTGTTTGTTTTCCACAAGCTGATACGGTGCAGCACCGTCGTCCTTGCGGGCATCAGAATCTGTTTTGACGATTTGAGGTCCTAACATTCCCATATGCAACCATAGTGACGCTGATCCGGGACCACCATTGAATACA
Proteins encoded in this region:
- a CDS encoding peptidase S10, which translates into the protein MITHFPLKVNNCILLIVVLLLLTIPMSSQENKDSTKAVSAPKTFITNHTGVFGGKTIVYKATAKEIHLKNDKGEPVASIWSVAYTQEGNKDITRRPVSFVFNGGPGSASLWLHMGMLGPQIVKTDSDARKDDGAAPYQLVENKHGLLDITDLVFIDPVGTGFSEVIGKGKKEDFWGLNEDAASIAKFMRMWVTENKRWFSPKYIIGESFGTTRAVAIANTLEGDGQNMALNGLVLISQALDYAGSTSINDNITSFLTYLPSMAATAWYHKKAGLGLTLEAFVEECRQFTYNVYAPALYKGNLLTAAEKNDVAGRLAYFTGLDKNYILQSNLMILMPRFQKQLIADKGLAIGRLDGRFMGDETDDITQTPHLGDPASYQIESAFTAALNHYYAEVLKVTMDRPYLTSNNEIGEKWRWRTVPDGKYWEPWPVNVARQLGETMRRNTDLKVLVASGYYDLICPFFDTEYTFARHGIVKDRITKTYYEAGHMMYLHEPDLIKIAADVRKFLSE
- a CDS encoding proline iminopeptidase-family hydrolase; amino-acid sequence: MNIHFNFSFVILLASLTVFCNSCKQQSTSDSSGYFTPKEKGLQTGGVKVVPITTPKGTFNVWTKTIGNNPSTRLLLLNGGPGMTHEYFECFESFLPSEGIEIIYYDQLGCGFSDNPKDTSMWDLARYVDEVEQVRKALNLGKENFYLLGHSWGGILCMEYALKYQENLKGLIISNMMSDAPEYGKYADDVLAKLMDPKVLDTIRMIEERDDYTNPKYMELLMPNYYAKHILRLPTDSWPEPVNRSFGRLNPSLYVTMQGPSEFGIAGKLETWSVKNRLKEIIVPTLVIGAQHDTMDPEHMKWMASEVKKGTYLYCQNGSHMCMYDDQDTYFKGLTEFLLKKM